From Glycine max cultivar Williams 82 chromosome 11, Glycine_max_v4.0, whole genome shotgun sequence, the proteins below share one genomic window:
- the ALMT22 gene encoding aluminum-activated malate transporter 2, translating into MASPNTNQEKAGVLGRVLALPKVVKGKVLSICRLTKEIAQDDPRKVIHSLKVGLAISLVSLFYYYQPLYENFGLSAMWAVMTVVVVFEYTVGATLGKGLNRTIATLAAGALGVGAHYLASLSGATGEPILIGAFVFVQAAIASFIRFFPKVKARYDYGMLIFILTFSLISVSGFREVEVLEMAHKRLSTIFIGGSACVMISIFVCPVWAGEEFHYSIAHKLEILGDFLEAFVRVYFKISKEGESEDNKGDSKDKSFLEGYKKVLNSKSVDDSLANFAKWEPGHGKFRFRHPWDLYLKVGALSRQCAYRMEALDANINSDIQGSQEIRITIQEQCSEMCLEASKAFKELGSSIRTMTMSSSSDTHVANAKAAVKSLKTLLQSSSWKETDLLSLIPAATVASLLIDIIEFTEKIADSVNNLATLTHFEVVDTDKSTTKAQQPSQSSPHCECAEPGPKTDHNSLQLVILIEDSALAVSDSEKSNRV; encoded by the exons atggcaTCTCCAAACACAAACCAGGAGAAAGCAGGGGTGCTAGGTAGAGTATTAGCCTTGCCAAAAGTTGTTAAGGGGAAGGTGTTGAGCATCTGTAGGTTAACAAAAGAGATAGCACAAGATGATCCTAGAAAAGTGATTCATTCACTGAAAGTAGGACTTGCAATCTCACttgtttctcttttctattaCTATCAACCACTATATGAGAATTTTGGTCTTTCAGCAATGTGGGCTGTGATGACTGTAGTGGTGGTTTTTGAGTACACAGTCG GAGCCACTCTAGGAAAAGGTTTGAATAGGACAATTGCAACATTGGCTGCTGGTGCTCTTGGTGTTGGGGCTCATTACTTAGCTAGCCTATCTGGTGCAACAGGGGAACCTATATTGATTGGCGCGTTTGTCTTTGTGCAAG CTGCCATAGCATCATTCATAAGGTTTTTTCCGAAAGTAAAGGCAAGATATGACTATGGGATGCTTATATTCATCTTGACATTCTCTTTGATATCCGTGTCTGGTTTTCGAGAGGTTGAAGTGTTGGAAATGGCACACAAGAGGCTATCAACCATATTCATAGGGGGTTCTGCTTGTGTGATGATTTCCATTTTTGTTTGTCCTGTGTGGGCTGGTGAAGAGTTCCACTATTCCATTGCTCACAAGTTGGAAATACTTGGCGATTTCTTGGAAG CTTTTGTACGTGTATACTTCAAGATATCAAAAGAAGGAGAATCTGAAGACAACAAAGGAGATTCTAAAGACAAGTCGTTTTTAGAAGGTTATAAGAAAGTTCTCAATTCCAAAAGTGTTGATGACTCTCTG GCCAATTTTGCAAAATGGGAGCCAGGTCATGGCAAGTTTAGATTTCGTCATCCTTGGGACTTATACCTCAAAGTTGGTGCTCTTTCTCGCCAATGTGCATATCGAATGGAAGCTCTAGATGCAAACATCAACTCTGATATCCAA GGTTCCCAAGAAATTCGTATCACCATCCAAGAGCAATGCTCAGAAATGTGTTTAGAAGCTAGCAAGGCCTTTAAGGAGCTAGGATCATCAATCAGAACAATGACTATGTCATCATCTTCAGACACACATGTTGCAAACGCAAAAGCTGCAGTTAAGAGCCTCAAGACATTGCTCCAATCAAGTTCATGGAAAGAAACAGACCTTCTATCACTCATACCAGCTGCAACAGTGGCTTCACTTCTGATTGATATTATTGAATTCACGGAGAAAATAGCAGATTCAGTGAATAACCTTGCCACCCTCACACATTTTGAAGTTGTAGATACAGATAAATCCACAACAAAAGCACAACAACCATCACAATCATCTCCACACTGTGAATGTGCTGAACCGGGTCCCAAGACTGATCATAATAGCCTCCAACTCGTTATTCTGATTGAGGACTCAGCGCTAGCTGTGTCAGATAGTGAAAAATCAAACAGAGTTTGA
- the LOC102659670 gene encoding uncharacterized protein, with translation MCPPPEKVNTKGAQKKLMTKYQRSTKRDLSYWEYVDVLHSVQNSNSSIKCSTSLSDQAILRRIMLMLDQFHPFIHDFIENIVDVKVDGNYGYRAIAALLGMGEDSWSLVRNHLLKELAKWSDEYINLLGGIDKFEELKRFI, from the exons atgtgtcctcctccagaaAAGGTCAACACCAAAGGTGCTCAGAAGAAACTGATGACCAAATATCAAAGATCAACAAAGCGTGATCTGTCTTACTGGGAATATGTTGATGTTTTACATTctgtgcaaaatagtaattcttcaATCAAATGTAGTACATCATTATCTGACCAGGCAATTCTGAGAAGGATTATgctgatgttggatcaatttcatccattCATTCACGATTTCATTGAAAACATTGTCGATGTCAAAGTTGACGGTAACTATGGATATCGTGCGATTGCTgccttattaggtatgggtgaagattcaTGGTCGTTGGTTCGCAaccatttgcttaaagaacttgcaaAATGGTCTGATGAGTATATCAACCTCCTTGGTGGCATAGAcaaatttgaggaattaaaaag GTTTATTTAA